A genomic stretch from Pelotomaculum schinkii includes:
- a CDS encoding hydrogenase small subunit, with protein MGLTRREFIKLCMSSAVGASLITVLGPELGETLALAAEGKPPVIWLQGASCTGCSISLLNSVDPAIEKVLLDVISLKYHPNISAGSGHLIAEILDEAAIKYKDQFILVVEGAIPIKNEGVYCTICEKEGKEITMLHAVNILGNAAKAVIAAGQCASYGGIPGAAPNPTGVVGVNKIVDAKKVINLSLCPMQPDHFLGTVVYVLKYGQLPELDRYGRPRMFFPKPIHESCIRREYFDAGKFAHFIGDEGCLAMLGCKGFVAMSDCPTRGWNNNVNWCVNAGAPCYACSEPTFPDSSSPFYGVYPLTNKTAAASAQIEPQKTEILEKIRVSRKLAQ; from the coding sequence TTGGGTTTAACCAGACGTGAATTTATTAAACTCTGCATGAGCTCTGCGGTCGGCGCAAGCCTGATTACGGTACTCGGACCGGAGCTCGGAGAAACACTAGCTTTAGCCGCCGAGGGCAAACCGCCGGTAATTTGGCTGCAGGGCGCCAGCTGTACCGGATGCTCCATATCCTTATTAAACAGTGTTGACCCCGCTATTGAAAAGGTGCTTCTCGATGTTATCAGCTTGAAATATCACCCTAATATTTCTGCCGGTTCCGGACACCTTATCGCGGAGATCCTGGACGAAGCCGCAATTAAATACAAGGACCAATTTATATTGGTTGTTGAAGGCGCCATCCCTATAAAAAACGAAGGTGTTTACTGTACGATTTGTGAAAAAGAAGGCAAAGAAATAACCATGCTGCACGCGGTAAATATCCTGGGCAATGCGGCCAAGGCCGTGATTGCCGCCGGCCAGTGCGCATCCTACGGAGGCATCCCCGGCGCGGCCCCCAATCCCACCGGAGTTGTGGGAGTCAATAAGATCGTTGACGCAAAAAAGGTGATCAATCTTTCCCTGTGCCCGATGCAGCCTGATCACTTCCTCGGAACTGTTGTATATGTCTTGAAATACGGCCAGCTCCCGGAACTTGACAGATATGGACGGCCCAGGATGTTTTTCCCGAAACCAATCCATGAAAGCTGTATAAGACGTGAATATTTTGACGCCGGCAAGTTCGCTCACTTCATTGGAGATGAGGGCTGCCTGGCCATGCTTGGCTGCAAGGGCTTTGTGGCCATGTCCGACTGTCCCACCCGCGGCTGGAATAACAACGTCAACTGGTGCGTCAATGCCGGCGCTCCCTGTTACGCCTGCTCGGAACCGACCTTCCCCGATTCGTCATCACCATTTTACGGCGTTTATCCATTAACTAATAAAACAGCGGCCGCTTCGGCCCAGATTGAGCCCCAGAAGACAGAGATTTTAGAAAAGATAAGGGTCAGCAGAAAACTAGCTCAGTGA
- a CDS encoding permease has translation MTSSLLLPIGGISFLHLCIAFVGGIFGAAVGALPAFILCGFFVFIGAVLMIAGAGPDFLNTFGFGFTFGPQVCFGAAVVAHMYAHKKGLSPGRDITAGLMGTKSMDVLLIGGLFGSLSVILNWLFITALPMKWGGMLWTDGVAITIFVMHLIGRLLFDMKKGFFGQVAEGESRFNPTEKSTLWLPWQMSWKELFVIGAGVGLLSSYFAMLLGADHGGAIIGFGISGLSLVFLQFGTKMPVTHHISVNAAVAALASHSLIWGLIFGVLSAFAGQFWACLFTIHADTYIDPPAAAIWSVTTISVACAALGLFTAIPLP, from the coding sequence ATGACAAGCTCTCTTTTGCTGCCAATAGGTGGTATTAGTTTTCTTCACCTTTGCATAGCTTTTGTGGGTGGAATATTCGGAGCTGCCGTCGGAGCGCTGCCGGCATTCATTTTATGCGGTTTCTTCGTATTCATTGGCGCGGTTTTAATGATTGCCGGAGCAGGACCGGATTTTCTGAACACCTTTGGCTTTGGGTTTACATTTGGGCCCCAGGTATGCTTTGGAGCGGCAGTTGTTGCTCATATGTACGCGCATAAGAAAGGTCTGTCACCGGGAAGAGATATTACAGCAGGACTGATGGGCACTAAAAGCATGGATGTCCTGCTGATTGGCGGACTTTTTGGCTCTCTCAGCGTTATCCTGAACTGGCTTTTCATAACTGCGCTGCCAATGAAATGGGGCGGTATGCTCTGGACTGATGGAGTCGCTATAACCATCTTTGTTATGCATCTTATCGGACGCCTATTGTTTGACATGAAGAAAGGTTTCTTTGGTCAGGTAGCTGAGGGAGAAAGCCGCTTCAACCCCACTGAAAAAAGCACCCTTTGGTTGCCATGGCAGATGTCGTGGAAAGAGCTTTTTGTTATCGGTGCAGGGGTTGGTCTGTTATCAAGTTACTTTGCGATGCTTTTAGGAGCGGACCATGGTGGCGCAATTATTGGATTTGGTATTTCCGGTCTGAGTCTTGTATTTTTGCAGTTCGGCACCAAAATGCCTGTCACCCACCACATATCAGTTAATGCAGCCGTCGCTGCCTTAGCTAGTCACAGTCTCATATGGGGTCTCATTTTTGGGGTTCTATCGGCTTTCGCAGGTCAATTTTGGGCGTGTCTATTTACGATACATGCCGACACCTATATAGACCCGCCGGCAGCTGCAATTTGGAGCGTGACAACCATTAGCGTGGCTTGTGCTGCTCTAGGCTTGTTTACTGCAATTCCCTTACCTTAA
- a CDS encoding 4Fe-4S dicluster domain-containing protein, giving the protein MSNGVLVDISKCIGCRSCQTACRTWNDLPVKTSQNTNQWDVPVELDADTWTRVSCYLAGEGNERRWRFVKRQCMHCNEPACESACFTHSFLKTEEGPVIYKPTELNKDYCVGCRYCMIACPFNVPKFQYEKTFPYVQKCRFCYDRLLENERPACITACPTGALKYGDRQTLLAEARQRINSNSNYVKHIYGEKEYGGTSWMYISDVPFEQLGFKTSVSEKSIPSYTWQALKWTPYIFAGWGAMLTAMRFFTKPKEEGHNEAEMYAPVDPKE; this is encoded by the coding sequence ATGTCCAATGGCGTTTTGGTAGACATCAGCAAATGCATCGGCTGCCGGAGCTGTCAGACAGCCTGCAGGACTTGGAATGACCTGCCCGTCAAAACGTCTCAAAATACAAACCAATGGGACGTCCCGGTAGAACTGGACGCGGATACCTGGACCAGGGTCAGCTGCTATCTGGCCGGGGAGGGCAATGAGCGCAGGTGGAGGTTTGTCAAAAGGCAGTGCATGCACTGCAATGAGCCTGCCTGCGAGTCCGCCTGCTTTACCCATTCCTTTCTTAAAACAGAAGAAGGCCCGGTCATCTACAAACCCACAGAGTTGAACAAGGATTACTGCGTGGGTTGCCGCTACTGCATGATTGCGTGTCCCTTCAACGTACCTAAGTTTCAGTACGAAAAAACATTCCCGTACGTCCAAAAATGCCGTTTTTGCTACGACCGTCTGCTGGAGAACGAACGGCCCGCGTGTATCACCGCCTGCCCTACCGGCGCGTTGAAATACGGCGACAGACAGACGCTTCTTGCCGAAGCCAGGCAGAGGATTAACAGCAACTCAAACTACGTCAAACACATATACGGGGAAAAAGAGTATGGCGGCACATCCTGGATGTACATTTCTGATGTCCCCTTTGAACAGCTCGGCTTCAAAACCAGTGTTTCGGAAAAATCAATACCATCTTATACCTGGCAGGCGCTCAAGTGGACTCCCTACATCTTTGCCGGTTGGGGGGCCATGCTTACAGCAATGAGATTCTTTACAAAACCTAAAGAGGAAGGACATAATGAAGCCGAAATGTACGCTCCCGTCGATCCCAAGGAATAA
- a CDS encoding aldehyde ferredoxin oxidoreductase family protein, which produces MWTAFGYWGKVLEIDLKSQTTKEVPIKNEVYKKFLGGSGVAAYLLYNNYDYTKPALSEENPLIFMTGLLNGTLAPSSARSSVVGKSPLTEIWGEANVGGHWGAEVKKTGYDGFILKGVSDKPVAIYINDNKVQFIDAQDLWGKDVFEASDLMRSKTDEKARIACIGIAGENQIKMASIMMDAPVTRTAGRCGFGALMGYKKVKAVAVKGTKKVELHDKAKLQAFTKEFAQVLKTNAAILHDFGTLGTIQGVESEGDLPIKNWTLGSWEEGAYKTSGQMLAETIQTGHHACHACTIRCGKEAKVPLGPYKGAIGHAPEYETGAAFGSNILNDDLNIIAACNDLCNRYGMDTIEAGSTIAMAIEAYENGLLTKRDTEGIEFKWGMKEELLEVLEKMANNKVGLGRLLAQGVKRASEEIGGIAPEFAIQSKGQAFAMHDPRAYTTMVVDYATCNRGGCHLECLGYFSEGGAYPAKCVDFTKPSEPHGYENKAEYAVRLMNFMTVFNSLGLCKFIMLGQITPEMASQWINAATGWNLTGKDVELAGDRLFNIKRMYNNRLGLSRKDDVLPQRMLLHDRQTGAAAGSLPYYSRIMKDLYDYRKWNAEGIITEEKKQELGLDTL; this is translated from the coding sequence ATGTGGACGGCTTTTGGATATTGGGGTAAAGTACTTGAAATAGATCTAAAATCCCAAACAACTAAAGAGGTTCCCATAAAAAATGAAGTTTACAAGAAGTTCTTGGGTGGCAGCGGTGTAGCCGCATATTTGTTATATAACAATTATGACTACACAAAACCGGCTCTGTCCGAAGAGAATCCATTAATATTTATGACGGGTTTATTGAACGGGACATTGGCGCCGTCATCTGCAAGGTCAAGTGTTGTTGGCAAATCCCCGTTGACAGAGATCTGGGGCGAGGCCAATGTTGGTGGTCATTGGGGCGCCGAAGTTAAAAAGACCGGTTATGACGGTTTTATTTTAAAAGGAGTATCAGATAAGCCTGTAGCCATTTATATAAATGATAATAAAGTCCAGTTTATTGATGCGCAGGATTTATGGGGCAAGGATGTCTTTGAGGCTTCTGATTTGATGAGAAGTAAAACTGATGAAAAAGCGAGAATTGCATGTATCGGTATAGCCGGCGAAAATCAAATAAAAATGGCCTCTATAATGATGGACGCCCCTGTAACAAGGACAGCCGGCCGCTGCGGCTTCGGCGCCTTAATGGGATATAAAAAGGTAAAGGCCGTTGCTGTTAAAGGCACCAAAAAAGTGGAACTCCACGATAAAGCGAAATTACAGGCGTTCACAAAGGAATTCGCTCAGGTTCTGAAGACAAATGCGGCGATCCTTCATGACTTTGGTACCTTGGGAACCATACAGGGCGTTGAATCTGAAGGCGATCTGCCTATCAAGAACTGGACTCTCGGCTCTTGGGAAGAAGGAGCTTATAAAACCAGCGGTCAAATGCTGGCGGAGACCATCCAAACCGGTCATCATGCATGCCATGCCTGTACTATCAGGTGCGGTAAGGAAGCGAAAGTTCCATTAGGCCCCTATAAAGGAGCTATAGGTCACGCTCCTGAATATGAAACGGGCGCTGCTTTTGGTTCCAACATCTTAAATGATGACCTTAATATTATCGCTGCCTGCAACGACCTCTGCAACAGATACGGCATGGACACGATTGAAGCAGGAAGCACTATCGCCATGGCCATCGAAGCATATGAAAACGGCTTGTTAACTAAAAGAGACACTGAAGGTATTGAATTCAAGTGGGGCATGAAGGAAGAATTGTTAGAAGTTCTGGAAAAAATGGCCAACAACAAAGTTGGGTTAGGCAGATTGCTTGCGCAAGGCGTAAAAAGAGCGTCAGAAGAAATCGGCGGTATCGCCCCCGAATTTGCCATCCAATCCAAGGGGCAGGCCTTTGCTATGCACGATCCCCGCGCTTACACCACCATGGTAGTTGACTATGCAACCTGCAACAGAGGCGGTTGCCACCTTGAATGTTTAGGTTACTTCTCTGAAGGCGGAGCTTATCCTGCCAAATGTGTAGACTTCACCAAACCGTCTGAGCCACATGGCTATGAAAACAAGGCTGAATATGCGGTTAGGTTGATGAATTTCATGACTGTATTCAATTCTTTGGGCTTGTGTAAATTTATCATGCTGGGTCAAATTACTCCGGAAATGGCTAGTCAATGGATTAATGCAGCCACAGGATGGAACTTGACGGGTAAAGATGTTGAGCTTGCAGGAGACAGGTTGTTTAATATCAAGCGCATGTACAACAACAGGCTGGGCTTAAGCCGTAAAGATGATGTGCTTCCGCAAAGGATGCTGCTGCATGATCGCCAGACAGGCGCGGCAGCTGGCAGTCTTCCTTATTACAGCAGGATCATGAAAGATTTGTATGACTATCGCAAGTGGAACGCCGAGGGAATTATTACCGAAGAGAAGAAGCAAGAGCTAGGGTTGGATACACTATAA
- the coaD gene encoding pantetheine-phosphate adenylyltransferase: MRTAICPGSFDPVTYGHLDIISRAAMIFDKLIVVVSCNPAKNQLFTIKERVELLQSVLSNYPNIEVKAFTGLIVDVALECNAKAIVRGLRVISDFENEFRMALTNQKLACHIETVFLMTKAEFSYISSTTVKEVASFGGSLRSLVPPLVEERIKEKFKRYREG; encoded by the coding sequence ATGCGAACCGCAATTTGCCCGGGAAGTTTTGATCCGGTAACCTACGGTCACCTGGATATTATCAGTAGAGCTGCTATGATCTTTGACAAGTTGATCGTCGTAGTTTCCTGCAACCCGGCAAAGAATCAGCTGTTTACGATTAAAGAGCGAGTTGAACTGCTGCAAAGTGTTCTCTCCAACTATCCTAATATAGAAGTGAAGGCATTTACAGGCCTTATTGTTGATGTGGCCCTTGAGTGCAACGCAAAAGCTATTGTACGGGGCTTACGGGTGATTTCGGATTTTGAGAACGAGTTCCGGATGGCCCTGACAAATCAAAAGCTGGCCTGCCATATCGAAACAGTCTTTTTGATGACCAAGGCGGAGTTTTCTTATATCAGTTCCACTACAGTGAAGGAGGTAGCCTCCTTTGGCGGTTCCTTGCGGAGCCTGGTACCACCGCTTGTGGAGGAGAGAATAAAAGAAAAGTTCAAACGTTACCGTGAGGGTTAA
- a CDS encoding radical SAM protein, whose protein sequence is MRDTASLCPICLKKVPAHYDIEGNDVYLKKNCHVHGVFSTVVWRGDLEHWLRFPPWHEDTGSCPDRCGLCASHLQSTCCIEIEVTSRCNLSCAYCFEDGLAKEPSVSELYDLFQKFVSKGMTFLHLSGGEPTMRDDLPDIVDAAVRAGCQYIQLNSNGIRLCEDPPFVNKLAEAGLSFVFM, encoded by the coding sequence ATGAGAGATACTGCCAGCCTGTGCCCCATATGCCTGAAGAAGGTGCCGGCTCATTACGACATAGAAGGAAACGATGTATACCTTAAAAAAAACTGCCATGTACATGGGGTTTTTTCTACAGTTGTATGGCGCGGTGACTTGGAACACTGGCTAAGATTCCCGCCCTGGCATGAAGATACCGGCAGCTGCCCTGACCGATGCGGGCTATGTGCCTCACACCTGCAAAGCACCTGCTGCATAGAGATTGAGGTAACATCAAGGTGCAACCTCAGTTGTGCATACTGCTTTGAAGATGGACTTGCCAAAGAGCCATCCGTCAGTGAATTGTACGATCTGTTCCAAAAATTTGTTTCAAAGGGTATGACGTTTTTGCACCTTTCAGGCGGCGAACCGACAATGAGGGACGATCTGCCGGACATTGTAGATGCTGCGGTGCGCGCAGGCTGCCAATACATCCAGCTAAATTCCAACGGGATACGCCTTTGCGAAGACCCGCCGTTCGTAAATAAGCTGGCAGAAGCCGGGCTTTCCTTTGTTTTTATGTAA
- a CDS encoding nickel-dependent hydrogenase large subunit, with the protein MAVAQKIVIDPVTRIEGHLKIEAEIENGRVIDARSSGTLFRGLEIILKGRDPRDTCHITQRICGVCPIAHGTASILCLDDAFKVTPPANGRILRNLIQGANYLQSHILHFYHLTALDYVKGPDTSPFIPRYEGDYRLPKEINDKAVEHYIQALSIRKKAHEMGAVFGAKMPHVTTYTAGGITEHVTSEKIAQFKTYLLEITSFINNVYIPDVLAVAGAYDDWFNIGTGYKNLLAYGAFRLTDQLDPDGQQQLFIRGTYAKGQYAPMDHKKISEQVKYSWYDDKLTGRHPGDGATVPTPGKKDAYSWLKAPRYDGLPYEVGPLSRQVVNKQKDVLALGGKAFSVLGRHFARAVETAQVAGAMLEWLNQLVPGQPCYAPFDIPKEGSGIGLHEASRGALGHWITIKDYKIENYQAVVPTTWNCSPRDDKGQRGPVEEALVGAQVKDPNNPIELVRIVRAFDPCIACAVHVLEIKGVSKEPKSFIV; encoded by the coding sequence ATAGCAGTGGCACAAAAAATAGTTATTGATCCGGTAACCCGGATTGAAGGGCACCTGAAAATAGAAGCAGAAATTGAAAACGGCCGGGTAATTGACGCCAGGTCTAGCGGTACTCTATTCCGCGGGCTAGAAATAATTCTTAAAGGGCGAGATCCTCGCGACACCTGTCACATTACCCAGCGTATCTGCGGCGTCTGCCCCATTGCTCACGGCACTGCCTCCATCTTATGCCTGGACGATGCCTTTAAAGTCACACCACCTGCAAACGGCAGGATTTTACGCAACTTAATCCAGGGAGCAAATTACCTGCAGTCACATATCCTGCACTTTTACCACCTGACCGCCCTGGATTACGTGAAGGGACCGGACACCTCGCCTTTCATCCCCCGTTATGAGGGTGACTACCGCCTGCCCAAGGAAATTAACGATAAAGCCGTTGAGCATTACATCCAGGCTCTGAGTATCCGCAAAAAGGCTCATGAAATGGGCGCTGTATTCGGGGCCAAAATGCCCCACGTTACGACCTACACGGCTGGTGGAATAACTGAGCACGTAACTTCTGAGAAAATCGCCCAGTTTAAGACTTACCTACTGGAAATTACCTCCTTTATCAACAACGTATATATCCCGGACGTCCTGGCAGTAGCAGGAGCGTACGATGATTGGTTCAACATTGGGACAGGCTACAAAAACCTGCTGGCTTACGGCGCTTTCCGGCTAACTGACCAATTAGACCCGGACGGGCAACAACAGCTCTTCATACGCGGTACCTACGCCAAAGGACAGTACGCGCCCATGGACCATAAAAAGATTTCTGAGCAAGTCAAATATTCCTGGTACGATGATAAGTTGACCGGCAGGCACCCCGGTGACGGCGCGACTGTACCCACACCGGGCAAAAAAGACGCATATTCCTGGCTTAAAGCACCGCGCTATGACGGTTTGCCCTATGAAGTAGGCCCGCTGTCGCGACAGGTAGTGAACAAACAGAAGGATGTTTTGGCGTTAGGGGGTAAAGCATTTTCAGTTTTAGGCAGGCACTTTGCACGTGCAGTGGAAACAGCTCAAGTAGCAGGTGCTATGTTGGAATGGCTTAACCAGCTGGTGCCCGGTCAACCCTGCTATGCCCCTTTCGACATCCCTAAGGAAGGGTCGGGTATAGGTTTACACGAAGCCTCCCGCGGCGCCCTGGGACACTGGATTACCATCAAAGATTACAAAATCGAAAACTACCAGGCTGTGGTACCAACAACCTGGAACTGCAGCCCGCGGGATGACAAGGGTCAGCGTGGTCCGGTTGAGGAAGCTCTGGTAGGAGCACAGGTCAAAGACCCCAACAACCCCATTGAACTGGTGCGTATCGTCCGTGCTTTTGATCCTTGTATTGCCTGCGCGGTTCACGTGCTTGAAATCAAGGGTGTTTCCAAGGAGCCCAAGAGCTTTATAGTCTGA
- a CDS encoding MoaD/ThiS family protein, producing the protein MEKLNITVNLLGYLMWCPKDRGKEHRLQVDKGAKIADVLNKLNVSPEQIHVILKNGKNVDKNTALSEGDIITVSPVVAGG; encoded by the coding sequence ATGGAAAAGCTCAATATCACAGTCAACTTATTAGGCTATTTAATGTGGTGTCCAAAAGACAGAGGAAAAGAACACCGGCTGCAAGTCGATAAAGGCGCCAAAATTGCGGATGTCCTAAACAAATTAAATGTTTCTCCCGAGCAAATCCATGTCATCTTAAAAAACGGTAAAAATGTTGACAAAAATACAGCATTGAGCGAGGGAGACATCATTACAGTAAGTCCCGTAGTTGCTGGCGGGTAA
- a CDS encoding C-GCAxxG-C-C family protein, which yields MIDIAERVSELADEKYCCSQIVMTIGLEVLQKENEDLVKSMKGLCKGLYCQNLCGILSAAACVLSLHMVDYVIVLAPQLVDWFKKQYGSLNCSDLLEWNKSNPYFCMKMMTETIEYTLQLLEDSELLLEGNRYS from the coding sequence ATGATCGATATTGCAGAACGCGTATCAGAACTTGCAGATGAAAAATATTGCTGCTCACAAATCGTTATGACAATAGGGCTGGAAGTCCTGCAAAAAGAGAATGAGGATCTTGTAAAGTCAATGAAAGGACTCTGCAAGGGACTGTATTGCCAGAATCTGTGCGGGATCCTAAGTGCAGCTGCGTGTGTGCTGTCACTGCACATGGTAGATTATGTAATTGTTTTGGCGCCTCAACTTGTAGATTGGTTCAAAAAACAGTATGGTAGCTTGAATTGTTCAGACTTACTTGAATGGAACAAGTCGAATCCTTACTTTTGTATGAAAATGATGACTGAAACTATCGAGTACACTTTGCAGCTTTTGGAAGACAGTGAATTGCTTTTGGAGGGGAACAGATATAGCTAA
- a CDS encoding iron-containing alcohol dehydrogenase, whose product MYYDFLNPSVNFFGPGCVSVVGERCKILGGKKALVVSDPFLAKMEGGPVAQTIGYVQEAGLKTVVFDGVEPNPKDKNIFAGLKLFKEEKCDMIITVGGGSAHDCGKGIGIAATHPGDLYKDYAGIEKLTNPLPPIVSVNTTAGTGSEVTRHCVITNTSTKIKFVIVSWRNLPLVSINDPLLMLKKPKGLTAATGMDALTHAVECYVTLAANPVTDTLCEQAIKLTANNLRQAVAYGDNVEARTNMAYASVLAGMAFNNAGLGYVHAMAHQLGGYYDMAHGVANAILLPHVEKYNLISNLPKFANIAVLMGENIEGLSVRDAAYKAIDAIVALSKDVGIPSGLAEMGVKEEDFDKMAKTALEDGNAGCNPIVGTHKDIVNLFAAAM is encoded by the coding sequence ATGTATTACGACTTTTTAAATCCGAGTGTTAACTTCTTCGGGCCGGGCTGTGTTTCGGTAGTTGGCGAAAGGTGTAAAATTTTAGGTGGGAAAAAAGCTTTAGTAGTTTCTGACCCGTTTTTGGCTAAAATGGAAGGCGGCCCTGTAGCGCAAACAATAGGATATGTTCAGGAAGCCGGATTAAAAACTGTCGTCTTTGACGGCGTAGAACCCAACCCTAAAGACAAAAATATTTTCGCCGGTCTTAAGTTATTCAAAGAAGAAAAATGTGACATGATTATCACCGTCGGTGGAGGAAGCGCTCATGACTGTGGAAAAGGTATCGGCATTGCAGCTACTCACCCCGGAGATTTGTATAAGGATTATGCCGGGATTGAGAAACTTACCAATCCTCTGCCGCCAATAGTTTCCGTTAACACTACAGCAGGAACCGGCAGTGAAGTTACCCGCCACTGCGTTATTACAAACACTTCAACTAAAATTAAGTTTGTTATCGTAAGCTGGAGAAACCTCCCGCTGGTTTCCATCAACGACCCGCTGCTTATGCTGAAAAAGCCAAAAGGATTAACTGCAGCCACCGGTATGGATGCTTTAACCCACGCTGTAGAATGCTATGTTACCCTGGCCGCCAACCCTGTGACCGACACGTTGTGCGAGCAAGCAATTAAGCTTACCGCCAACAACCTGCGTCAGGCTGTAGCATATGGTGATAATGTTGAAGCCAGGACAAATATGGCTTACGCCTCAGTGCTGGCAGGTATGGCATTCAACAACGCCGGCCTGGGTTATGTACATGCTATGGCGCACCAGTTAGGCGGCTATTATGATATGGCGCACGGTGTAGCGAACGCTATCCTGCTGCCGCACGTTGAAAAATACAACCTCATCAGCAACCTGCCGAAGTTTGCTAACATCGCCGTACTTATGGGCGAAAATATTGAAGGGCTCTCCGTTAGAGACGCTGCGTACAAAGCCATTGACGCTATCGTCGCTCTTTCCAAGGATGTTGGAATTCCGTCCGGTTTGGCTGAAATGGGTGTTAAGGAAGAAGACTTTGATAAAATGGCTAAGACGGCTCTGGAAGATGGTAACGCCGGATGCAACCCGATTGTCGGAACTCATAAAGACATCGTTAACCTCTTTGCGGCTGCTATGTAA
- a CDS encoding NifB/NifX family molybdenum-iron cluster-binding protein, whose translation MKIAVSANGPDLKSIVGESFENSPYLLIIETDDMSIDSYKNNDPQHGTDDLKMAENIINADCEVLITGTIERPAFEMVALAGVTRFCGKGYRVQEAIRLMDEYNLDFITDENGADPETREERHKHDRGTCEGNTCEGNTCDTCDGNTCS comes from the coding sequence ATGAAAATAGCTGTTTCTGCAAATGGACCGGATCTGAAAAGCATTGTAGGGGAATCATTCGAGAATAGTCCCTATCTGCTGATAATTGAAACTGACGATATGAGTATCGATTCATATAAGAATAACGACCCTCAACATGGTACAGATGACTTGAAAATGGCAGAAAACATCATTAACGCTGACTGCGAAGTCCTGATTACCGGTACCATAGAAAGACCGGCATTCGAAATGGTTGCATTAGCCGGAGTAACCAGGTTCTGTGGCAAAGGTTACAGAGTCCAAGAAGCTATCCGGCTCATGGATGAATACAATCTCGATTTTATCACCGATGAAAATGGCGCAGACCCGGAAACAAGGGAAGAAAGACATAAACATGACAGGGGTACATGTGAAGGGAATACATGTGAAGGGAATACATGTGATACATGTGATGGGAATACATGCTCCTGA
- a CDS encoding phenylacetate--CoA ligase family protein — protein MNCFWRGTDIANTFADAVDRQIKKTPLDAWINRKINGSTNNPLTREQIEQYQVKKLNDLIRYAKDRSSFYRNHLAKIKSTDITSLDEFRLFPFTTSKNLTEDPLSFICVPQQQISRIKTVTTSGTTGNPKRLFLTDGDQEETMDFFHHGMSNLSGEGDRILILLPGERPGSIGDLLYKALGRMNAVAVKHGLVTDPESTLSVIEKERINVLVGIPVQVLSLVRYSEFRHPLLTQMKSVLLSTDYVPHTGYPCNSRL, from the coding sequence GTGAATTGCTTTTGGAGGGGAACAGATATAGCTAACACATTTGCTGACGCAGTGGACAGGCAGATAAAAAAGACACCGCTCGATGCATGGATAAACCGTAAAATTAACGGCAGTACTAATAATCCGCTTACAAGAGAGCAGATCGAACAATATCAGGTAAAAAAATTAAATGATCTCATTCGATATGCTAAAGACCGCAGCAGTTTTTACCGCAATCATCTTGCCAAAATCAAATCGACTGATATTACTTCGCTGGATGAATTCCGGCTGTTTCCGTTTACAACCAGCAAAAATCTGACTGAGGATCCTTTGTCTTTCATCTGTGTCCCGCAACAGCAGATATCACGCATAAAAACAGTAACAACATCAGGAACTACAGGCAATCCAAAAAGGTTGTTCCTGACTGACGGTGACCAGGAAGAGACGATGGATTTTTTCCACCACGGCATGAGTAATTTGTCCGGAGAAGGCGACAGGATATTGATCCTGCTTCCGGGTGAGCGTCCGGGCAGTATAGGTGATCTGCTTTATAAGGCTCTTGGCAGGATGAATGCTGTCGCTGTCAAACATGGACTTGTGACAGACCCGGAATCAACACTTTCAGTAATTGAAAAGGAAAGGATAAATGTACTTGTCGGTATACCGGTCCAGGTGCTTTCGTTGGTGAGGTATTCAGAATTCAGGCACCCGTTGTTGACTCAGATGAAGAGTGTGCTTTTATCCACCGACTATGTGCCGCATACAGGATACCCGTGTAATAGTAGGCTATAA
- a CDS encoding XdhC family protein — protein MVSSKGSAPRKEGAKMLVWPDGRTLGSIGGGCSEGRVTLLARDVIKSGGYLIHCVDMTGDIAEEEGMACGGIIELLIEASGN, from the coding sequence ATTGTATCTTCAAAAGGTTCCGCCCCGCGGAAAGAAGGAGCCAAAATGTTGGTATGGCCTGACGGAAGGACATTGGGAAGCATCGGTGGGGGATGCAGTGAAGGCAGGGTCACCCTTCTTGCGCGCGATGTGATAAAAAGCGGAGGATATCTGATACACTGTGTCGATATGACAGGGGACATCGCCGAAGAGGAAGGCATGGCTTGCGGTGGCATTATAGAACTGCTGATAGAAGCGAGCGGAAATTGA